One Sulfuricurvum sp. DNA window includes the following coding sequences:
- a CDS encoding cytochrome c, whose product MFDFPIFEMPTIGLRMLMAINAIIHVFVSHGGAVGGSVVLALAAWWTNKKNDLAGYETVYRLLMVFFIITTSVGALTGIGMWIHANIISPNAIGGLIRVFFWKWFIEWIVFNFEVVLLLFWFMTWKPKAETAEGRSKSVKFGIFYAVSSWVTMLIITAILGFMLTPNFDGQPWIDPEVYPGVVNYNNALFNPTWIPGLMMRTFSSIAFAGALAILWTWLITSFSKDEEIRATKERMIKFFATIMIVTVPVAAAFGYYYLLQIPEAARAMIPTAMMTRAFADKMDLMHMIISGIGGTVVLTTIIAYFSPKRMPYIAATLMVAAFMLFWGYEERTREFIRKPYLIYNYMYANGIRVTDVPYLNKVGILKHAVFVDEDKKVLKEDKSNLIEVGHTIAQIECRACHTENGINGLKFLTKGWSQEAIRNRLNNLPGGGTPYMPPFTGTEAEKDALAAYLASLNKRGEIK is encoded by the coding sequence ATGTTCGATTTCCCCATATTCGAAATGCCTACGATTGGGCTAAGAATGCTCATGGCAATCAATGCGATCATCCACGTATTCGTCTCTCATGGCGGTGCTGTCGGAGGGTCTGTGGTGCTTGCTCTCGCCGCTTGGTGGACCAACAAGAAAAATGATTTGGCGGGGTATGAAACCGTCTATCGTCTCCTCATGGTCTTTTTTATCATCACTACCTCTGTCGGTGCCCTCACTGGAATCGGGATGTGGATTCACGCTAATATCATCAGCCCAAATGCTATCGGCGGACTCATCCGCGTCTTCTTTTGGAAATGGTTTATCGAATGGATCGTATTTAACTTCGAAGTCGTATTGCTCCTCTTCTGGTTTATGACATGGAAACCTAAAGCCGAAACAGCAGAAGGACGTTCTAAATCGGTTAAATTCGGAATTTTTTACGCCGTCTCTTCATGGGTAACAATGCTGATTATTACCGCGATTTTGGGCTTTATGTTGACACCGAACTTCGATGGTCAGCCATGGATTGATCCGGAAGTATATCCGGGAGTCGTTAATTACAACAATGCCCTTTTTAATCCGACATGGATACCGGGACTTATGATGCGAACCTTTAGTTCCATCGCGTTTGCCGGAGCACTTGCTATTCTATGGACGTGGCTCATAACCAGCTTCAGTAAAGATGAAGAGATTCGTGCAACCAAAGAGCGGATGATCAAATTTTTCGCAACCATTATGATAGTCACGGTTCCGGTTGCTGCAGCATTTGGATATTACTATCTGCTCCAAATCCCTGAAGCGGCGCGTGCGATGATCCCAACCGCAATGATGACGAGAGCATTTGCCGATAAAATGGATTTGATGCACATGATTATCAGCGGTATCGGCGGAACGGTTGTTCTTACAACGATTATTGCCTACTTCTCACCAAAACGTATGCCATACATTGCCGCTACTCTTATGGTTGCGGCATTTATGCTCTTTTGGGGTTACGAAGAGCGTACCCGTGAGTTTATCCGTAAACCTTACCTCATCTATAACTACATGTATGCCAACGGTATCCGTGTTACCGACGTGCCATACCTAAACAAAGTAGGGATTCTCAAACACGCCGTCTTTGTCGATGAAGATAAAAAAGTGCTCAAAGAGGATAAATCAAACCTCATCGAAGTGGGTCACACGATTGCCCAAATCGAATGTCGTGCCTGCCATACTGAAAACGGTATCAACGGTCTCAAATTCCTAACCAAAGGGTGGAGTCAAGAGGCGATTCGTAACCGACTCAACAACCTACCGGGTGGTGGAACACCGTATATGCCTCCGTTTACCGGAACCGAAGCCGAGAAAGACGCGTTAGCGGCGTATCTCGCATCACTTAATAAAAGAGGAGAGATCAAATAA
- a CDS encoding HD domain-containing phosphohydrolase produces the protein MSFKLKTILLFLAISLIPYALTMFMLGNSFRQELYESATQEMNTQLGMSVERINQHLHTLHNDMDFLAKSDIMNDIYTKDLDRRISNSLLSKKTDLKITGDFYLSDTKGVIVASSDFTMIGKETPQNPFFSIPVFSNISSDKVGTLSLIYPVTNFSNFFSNTADRHYYLLYLDGQTALRPSVFTDSIEVSKTLESTPNITIVLEEEKALAYKLLYKYELWFVLLLLGGGIFISIAAYYIATYLIQPIITLSNTAKKITHTQDYTQQVTLNRHDEIGELAFSFNTMINGMDHALHEITDLNEEIEETQREVVFTMGSIGESRSKETGNHVKRVAEYSKLLALYYGLDSGEAEMIKQASPMHDIGKVAIPDAVLNKPGRFDEEERRIMDTHAALGYEMLKHSNRTLLQAAAIVAYEHHEKWDGSGYPRGLSGEAIHIYGRITALADVFDALGSDRVYKKAWEDERIFTLFKEERGRHFDPQLIDIFFDHLEEFLLIRETFRDHCL, from the coding sequence ATGAGTTTTAAACTCAAAACTATCCTCCTCTTTTTGGCAATAAGCCTCATCCCCTACGCTCTGACAATGTTTATGCTGGGTAACTCTTTTCGACAAGAGCTCTATGAATCGGCAACACAGGAGATGAACACCCAGCTAGGGATGAGTGTAGAGAGGATCAATCAGCACCTCCATACCCTTCATAACGATATGGACTTTTTAGCCAAATCTGATATCATGAACGATATTTACACAAAAGATTTGGACAGACGGATCAGTAACTCCCTTCTCTCCAAAAAAACAGACCTCAAAATTACCGGAGATTTTTATCTCTCCGATACCAAAGGGGTAATTGTCGCTTCAAGCGATTTTACGATGATCGGTAAAGAGACTCCTCAAAACCCTTTTTTTAGTATCCCCGTTTTTTCCAATATCTCCTCTGACAAAGTGGGGACACTTTCCCTTATCTACCCTGTCACCAATTTTTCCAATTTCTTTTCCAACACCGCAGATCGACACTACTATCTCCTCTATTTGGATGGACAAACGGCACTAAGACCTTCTGTTTTTACCGATTCGATTGAAGTCTCTAAAACACTGGAATCGACTCCCAATATCACTATTGTTCTCGAAGAAGAGAAAGCATTAGCCTATAAATTGCTATACAAATACGAACTATGGTTTGTCCTCTTGTTGTTAGGGGGAGGAATTTTTATCTCTATCGCCGCTTATTACATCGCAACTTACTTAATCCAACCAATCATCACCCTCTCCAATACCGCCAAAAAAATCACCCATACCCAAGACTATACCCAACAAGTGACCCTCAATCGTCACGATGAAATAGGGGAACTCGCCTTCTCATTTAATACCATGATTAACGGTATGGATCACGCTCTCCATGAAATAACCGACCTTAATGAAGAGATTGAAGAGACCCAAAGAGAAGTTGTCTTTACGATGGGTTCTATCGGGGAGAGTCGTTCCAAAGAGACGGGAAATCATGTCAAAAGGGTAGCCGAATACTCGAAACTTCTCGCCCTCTATTATGGATTAGACTCAGGGGAGGCAGAAATGATTAAACAAGCTTCTCCGATGCACGATATCGGTAAAGTGGCTATCCCCGATGCCGTACTCAACAAACCGGGACGTTTTGATGAAGAGGAGCGACGGATCATGGACACCCATGCGGCACTTGGGTATGAGATGCTCAAACACTCCAATCGCACCCTGCTCCAAGCGGCCGCTATCGTCGCTTATGAACATCATGAGAAATGGGATGGAAGCGGTTATCCCAGAGGTTTATCGGGGGAAGCCATCCATATTTATGGACGTATTACCGCGCTAGCCGATGTCTTTGATGCCCTTGGAAGTGATCGCGTTTATAAAAAAGCGTGGGAAGATGAACGTATTTTTACACTCTTTAAAGAAGAAAGAGGTCGCCATTTCGATCCTCAACTCATCGATATCTTTTTCGACCATTTAGAGGAGTTTTTACTCATTCGTGAGACCTTTAGAGATCACTGCCTTTAA
- a CDS encoding c-type cytochrome, whose protein sequence is MNWKLPFDIPLVVPTMGLPGWFFDSLGVIVFVVHIAFIYTLIGASTASVLYNIFGVFKKSKTNDLLAYKMTNPTTISENMGALWGVAPLLVISVLYTGFFYTAILKVSPHILHIIYGNIFAFLLSYAYKFSWHALHEHKGFHISIGLVAVLTFYTLPPVFMSMSNLYLQPELFATVKNIWDIMLTPLTFFRLINFFLTAFAFTGIVMIYLGVKWVKAGGEDAEVGRLAIDQGKKWFMWAAPVNIAVLPLVFFAFSPRISEAYIHTPFVFLPFAASAVLLILFFFLLKRFSNEEFNGSDATKAMVLMIVAVTLMATARHGIRVVSFEEPLQLQAEATQEYMTNVITEYKAHKEEMKNAPAVVLDPAVSLADSKGCLACHSVDTKLVGPAYKEVAAKGESADVLIASVKNGSQGKWGETPMPTQTLTDDEAKTLVEWVLKQK, encoded by the coding sequence ATGAACTGGAAACTCCCTTTTGACATCCCCCTCGTCGTACCGACGATGGGACTACCGGGCTGGTTTTTTGACAGCCTCGGTGTTATCGTTTTTGTCGTGCACATCGCATTTATCTATACCCTAATCGGAGCTTCGACGGCGTCGGTTCTCTACAATATCTTTGGGGTATTCAAAAAGTCCAAAACAAACGATTTGTTGGCATACAAAATGACCAACCCTACCACCATTAGTGAAAATATGGGGGCATTGTGGGGGGTCGCTCCACTCTTGGTTATCTCGGTACTCTATACCGGATTTTTCTATACGGCGATTCTCAAAGTATCTCCGCATATTTTGCATATCATTTACGGGAATATCTTCGCGTTCTTACTCTCGTATGCGTACAAATTTAGCTGGCATGCATTGCATGAACACAAAGGGTTCCATATCTCTATCGGGCTCGTTGCAGTATTGACGTTCTATACGTTGCCTCCGGTGTTTATGTCGATGTCAAATCTCTATTTGCAACCGGAATTATTTGCAACGGTGAAAAATATTTGGGACATTATGTTGACTCCGTTGACGTTCTTCCGTCTCATCAACTTCTTCCTCACCGCATTTGCTTTCACAGGGATCGTCATGATCTATCTTGGAGTCAAATGGGTTAAAGCGGGCGGAGAAGATGCAGAAGTAGGTCGTTTGGCGATTGATCAAGGTAAAAAATGGTTTATGTGGGCAGCACCTGTCAATATTGCTGTTTTACCGTTGGTATTTTTCGCCTTCAGCCCACGTATCAGTGAAGCGTATATTCATACACCGTTTGTCTTCTTGCCATTTGCGGCATCAGCGGTATTGTTGATTTTGTTTTTCTTCCTCCTCAAACGCTTTAGCAATGAAGAGTTTAATGGATCGGATGCAACCAAAGCAATGGTATTGATGATTGTAGCAGTAACATTGATGGCGACAGCTCGTCACGGTATCCGCGTGGTAAGTTTCGAAGAACCGCTTCAACTTCAAGCCGAAGCGACTCAAGAATACATGACCAACGTCATCACCGAGTACAAAGCACACAAAGAGGAGATGAAAAATGCTCCGGCTGTCGTTCTCGATCCGGCGGTATCACTAGCAGATTCGAAAGGGTGTTTAGCATGTCACAGTGTTGATACTAAACTCGTAGGACCTGCTTATAAAGAGGTTGCTGCCAAAGGCGAAAGCGCCGATGTTCTCATCGCCTCAGTCAAAAATGGTAGCCAAGGTAAATGGGGTGAAACTCCAATGCCTACACAAACACTCACCGATGACGAGGCAAAAACTCTCGTTGAATGGGTGTTAAAACAAAAGTAA